One genomic segment of Chitinophaga parva includes these proteins:
- a CDS encoding CocE/NonD family hydrolase, translating to MKKWLLLAASAMLYVHAHAQEIDSAWVTSHYVKKEIMVPMRDGVKLFTSVYLPVDKSEKHPIIMTRTPYSCAPYGADKFKEWWKMSNKNFLKEGYILITQDVRGRWMSEGTFEDVRPFNPGKKTKQDIDEASDTYDTIDWLVKNLENNNGRVGIYGISYPGFYSTMAALSNHPALKAVSPQAPVTDWFIGDDFHHNGAFFQMDAFSFYPSFGAPRPQPTTAGPKGFQYTTHDNYKFYLEAGSLPGLTKLMGDSIAFWKDLMNHGTYDAWWKARNVRPYLTAMKPAMLEVGGVFDAEDCFGAWNVYKSIEKQDAHANNKIVMGPWYHGEWASADGTHLGNVHWGSNTSKFYQDSLESVFFNYYLKDEGTDNLAEATIFFTGENQWKHLPKWPPAAMQPTPLYLQAGNKLSFSKPTASNSFTGYTSDPAKPVPYVPEVHMTRTISYMTDDQRFAERRPDVITFSTDVLTDDVTLAGPVVADLVASVSSTDADFVVKVIDVFPDDFKYEHEAPTEHRRLVSSTYPMGGYEMLVRGDVMRGKFRNSFEKPAPFEPGQPTQVKFTLPDVAHTFLKGHRIMIQIQSSWFPLVDRNPQVFTDIYHAAPSDFKKAEIRIFHDAAHASSIILPIVK from the coding sequence ATGAAAAAATGGCTCCTGCTGGCTGCTTCAGCCATGCTGTACGTGCACGCACATGCACAGGAGATCGACTCTGCCTGGGTCACTTCGCATTATGTAAAAAAAGAGATCATGGTACCCATGCGGGACGGGGTAAAACTGTTTACTTCCGTGTACCTGCCGGTAGACAAATCCGAGAAGCACCCCATTATTATGACCCGTACACCTTATTCCTGTGCACCATATGGCGCTGATAAATTCAAGGAATGGTGGAAAATGTCTAACAAGAACTTTCTCAAAGAGGGCTACATCCTCATTACGCAGGATGTGCGCGGGCGCTGGATGAGTGAAGGCACATTTGAAGATGTACGCCCCTTCAATCCCGGCAAAAAAACAAAACAGGATATTGATGAGGCCAGCGATACCTATGACACCATTGACTGGCTGGTAAAGAATCTGGAAAACAATAACGGCCGCGTAGGCATCTACGGCATTTCCTATCCCGGCTTTTACAGCACCATGGCGGCTTTGAGCAATCATCCCGCCCTGAAGGCCGTGAGCCCGCAGGCTCCGGTGACAGACTGGTTCATCGGGGATGACTTTCACCACAATGGCGCCTTTTTCCAGATGGATGCATTCTCTTTCTATCCCAGCTTTGGCGCACCCCGCCCCCAGCCTACCACGGCAGGGCCTAAAGGTTTCCAGTACACCACGCACGATAACTACAAATTCTACCTGGAAGCGGGCTCCCTGCCTGGCCTTACAAAACTGATGGGCGATAGCATTGCTTTCTGGAAAGACCTGATGAACCATGGCACTTACGATGCCTGGTGGAAGGCCCGTAATGTGCGCCCCTACCTCACTGCCATGAAACCCGCCATGCTGGAAGTAGGTGGCGTGTTTGATGCGGAAGACTGCTTTGGTGCGTGGAATGTGTACAAGTCCATCGAAAAGCAGGATGCACATGCGAATAATAAGATCGTGATGGGCCCCTGGTACCACGGCGAATGGGCCAGTGCAGACGGTACCCATCTGGGCAACGTGCACTGGGGCAGCAACACTTCCAAATTTTACCAGGACAGCCTGGAGTCTGTATTCTTCAACTATTATCTGAAAGATGAAGGCACAGACAACCTGGCGGAAGCTACCATCTTCTTCACCGGCGAAAACCAGTGGAAACACCTGCCCAAATGGCCCCCGGCAGCTATGCAGCCCACACCGCTTTACCTGCAGGCCGGCAATAAACTCTCCTTCAGCAAACCCACTGCCAGCAATAGTTTCACCGGCTACACCAGCGATCCTGCAAAACCGGTGCCCTATGTTCCGGAAGTACACATGACCCGCACCATCAGCTACATGACGGACGACCAACGTTTTGCAGAACGCCGCCCGGACGTGATCACCTTCAGCACGGATGTACTTACAGATGATGTAACCCTGGCCGGTCCCGTGGTGGCAGACCTGGTGGCGAGCGTAAGCAGCACGGATGCGGATTTTGTGGTCAAGGTCATTGATGTATTCCCGGATGATTTCAAATACGAGCATGAAGCACCCACAGAGCATCGCCGCCTGGTATCCAGCACCTACCCCATGGGTGGCTATGAAATGCTGGTGAGAGGAGATGTGATGCGCGGCAAATTCCGCAACAGCTTTGAAAAGCCCGCCCCCTTTGAACCGGGCCAGCCTACGCAGGTGAAGTTTACCCTGCCGGACGTAGCCCATACTTTCCTCAAGGGCCACCGTATCATGATCCAGATCCAAAGCAGCTGGTTCCCGCTGGTAGACCGCAACCCGCAGGTCTTCACGGATATCTACCATGCCGCACCGTCAGACTTTAAAAAAGCAGAGATCAGAATATTCCATGACGCGGCGCATGCTTCCAGCATTATACTGCCCATCGTAAAATAA
- a CDS encoding MmcQ/YjbR family DNA-binding protein, producing MNIETFQDFCLALPGVTEEFPFGEETLVYKVCGKVFVLSHIDTFETMNLKADPEDVTERQERYSGVHPAYHMNKKHWITVETNGDVSTKLLLEWIKGSYDLVVSKLPQKDKAALQAKNPKSK from the coding sequence ATGAACATCGAAACCTTCCAGGACTTCTGCCTGGCCCTGCCGGGCGTTACCGAAGAATTTCCCTTCGGTGAGGAAACACTTGTGTACAAAGTATGCGGAAAGGTGTTTGTGCTGAGCCATATAGACACCTTTGAAACCATGAACCTGAAAGCCGATCCCGAAGACGTGACCGAGCGCCAGGAACGGTACAGCGGCGTACACCCCGCGTATCATATGAACAAAAAACACTGGATCACCGTGGAGACTAACGGTGACGTATCAACGAAACTATTGCTGGAGTGGATAAAAGGGTCCTATGACCTCGTAGTGAGCAAACTGCCGCAAAAAGACAAAGCTGCCCTTCAAGCCAAAAATCCAAAATCTAAATAA
- the gcvP gene encoding aminomethyl-transferring glycine dehydrogenase — MDLFALQQNEFETRHIGPNAGETEQMLQTTGEPSLEALVDKTVPPAIRMQHALDVPGAISENDYLHQLKEISLKNQVLRSYIGQGYYDTITPSVILRNIFENPGWYTQYTPYQAEISQGRLESLLNFQTAVSDLTALPIANASLLDEATAAAEAMIMFFNQLNKDHDHLTRPRFFVDQHTFPQTLDVLATRANPLHIEIVTGDYKTAKLDDSYFGALLQYPNNVGAAEDYRAFIDQVHSTGAFVAIATDLLALTLLTPPGELGADVALGVAQRFGVPLGFGGPHAAFFAVKDDFKRAIPGRIIGVSVDAQNNRALRMALQTREQHIKREKATSNICTAQALLANMAAMYAVYHGPQGLKNIASRVHLLATTLAEKLQAQGIQLEATSFFDTLVIKGQDDAAIKAKAEAAGMNFRYLPGGQIGISLDETTTISDVNDILAVFGTPALSGKPAAPTQLPASLQRTSAYLTHPVFNTHHSESQMMRYIKMLENKDLSLNTSMISLGSCTMKLNAATEMIPLSWSHWSKMHPFAPKAQAGGYYQVVQELSDYLCKITAFDACSLQPNSGAQGEFAGLVVIRNYFQSRNEAHRNVILIPISAHGTNPASAVMAGFKVVVVKALENGYIDVEDLKAKAAQHAANLAGIMITYPSTYGVYEESVKEICDIVHQHGGQVYMDGANMNAQVGLTAPGLIGADVCHLNLHKTFAIPHGGGGPGMGPICVRGHLAPFLPGHVSLDGTQPHAVSAAPFGSASILLISYAYIRMLGAEGLKQATQYAILNANYMKARLEKDYEILYTGSNGTCAHEFIVDLRPFKASAGIEAEDVAKRLMDYGFHAPTMSFPVAGTIMIEPTESEDKAELDRFCDALLSIREEIRAIENGTADKANNVLKHAPHTQFVITADEWARPYSRQQAAFPLSYVKENKFWPSVSRINNTYGDRNLICTCEPVSAYEEATA, encoded by the coding sequence ATGGATCTCTTTGCACTACAACAAAATGAATTCGAAACCCGTCACATCGGGCCGAATGCCGGGGAAACTGAACAAATGCTGCAAACTACCGGTGAGCCTTCCCTGGAGGCTTTGGTAGACAAGACCGTACCGCCAGCCATCCGTATGCAACACGCCCTGGACGTTCCGGGCGCCATCAGCGAAAACGATTACCTGCACCAACTGAAAGAAATTTCGCTCAAGAACCAGGTTTTACGCTCCTACATCGGCCAGGGATATTACGACACCATCACGCCCAGCGTGATCCTGCGCAACATCTTTGAGAACCCGGGATGGTACACCCAATACACGCCCTACCAGGCGGAAATTTCACAGGGCCGCCTGGAAAGCCTGCTGAATTTCCAGACCGCGGTAAGCGACCTCACCGCCCTGCCCATTGCCAACGCCTCCCTGCTGGATGAAGCTACCGCCGCGGCAGAAGCCATGATCATGTTCTTCAACCAGCTGAACAAGGATCACGACCACCTGACCCGCCCCCGCTTCTTCGTAGACCAACATACTTTCCCGCAAACGCTGGATGTGCTGGCCACCCGCGCCAACCCGCTGCACATCGAGATCGTGACCGGCGATTACAAAACGGCAAAGCTGGACGACAGCTACTTTGGCGCCCTGCTGCAATACCCCAACAACGTGGGTGCTGCAGAAGATTACCGCGCATTCATTGACCAGGTGCACAGCACAGGCGCGTTTGTAGCCATTGCTACAGACCTGCTGGCGCTTACCCTGCTCACCCCTCCCGGTGAACTGGGCGCAGACGTGGCCCTGGGCGTGGCCCAGCGCTTTGGCGTTCCCCTGGGCTTTGGTGGTCCGCATGCTGCATTCTTTGCCGTGAAGGACGATTTCAAACGCGCCATACCTGGCCGCATCATCGGTGTGAGCGTGGATGCCCAGAACAACCGCGCCCTGCGCATGGCCCTCCAAACCCGCGAGCAGCACATCAAACGCGAAAAAGCCACTTCTAATATCTGTACCGCCCAGGCCCTGCTGGCCAATATGGCCGCTATGTATGCCGTATACCACGGTCCGCAAGGCCTGAAAAATATTGCCAGCCGCGTGCACTTGCTGGCAACCACCCTGGCAGAAAAACTGCAGGCACAGGGCATCCAGCTGGAAGCCACATCCTTCTTTGACACCCTGGTGATCAAAGGCCAGGATGATGCAGCCATCAAGGCCAAAGCAGAAGCAGCGGGTATGAACTTCCGCTACCTGCCCGGTGGCCAGATCGGCATTTCCCTGGATGAAACCACTACCATCAGCGATGTGAATGACATCCTCGCAGTATTTGGCACGCCGGCCCTTTCCGGTAAGCCTGCTGCCCCAACACAGCTCCCTGCTTCCCTGCAGCGTACCTCTGCTTACCTTACCCACCCGGTGTTTAACACCCACCACAGTGAGTCCCAGATGATGCGCTACATCAAGATGCTGGAAAATAAAGACCTTTCGCTCAATACTTCCATGATCTCCCTGGGATCCTGCACCATGAAGCTGAATGCAGCCACGGAAATGATCCCCCTGAGCTGGAGCCACTGGAGCAAAATGCATCCCTTTGCCCCCAAGGCACAGGCAGGCGGCTACTACCAGGTAGTACAGGAACTGAGCGATTATCTCTGCAAGATCACCGCGTTTGATGCCTGCTCCCTGCAGCCCAACAGTGGCGCCCAGGGCGAATTTGCAGGCCTGGTAGTGATCCGTAACTACTTCCAGAGCCGTAATGAAGCACACCGCAACGTGATCCTCATCCCCATCTCTGCCCACGGTACCAACCCCGCATCTGCAGTGATGGCCGGCTTTAAAGTGGTAGTAGTGAAAGCCCTGGAAAATGGCTACATCGACGTGGAAGACCTGAAGGCCAAAGCCGCGCAACATGCAGCTAACCTGGCCGGTATCATGATCACCTACCCCAGCACCTACGGCGTATACGAAGAAAGCGTGAAAGAGATCTGTGACATCGTGCACCAGCATGGTGGCCAGGTGTATATGGATGGTGCCAACATGAACGCCCAGGTGGGCCTCACCGCTCCGGGCCTCATTGGCGCAGACGTATGCCACCTGAACCTGCATAAGACCTTTGCGATCCCGCATGGCGGTGGTGGTCCCGGCATGGGCCCCATCTGCGTGCGCGGCCACCTGGCGCCTTTCCTGCCCGGCCACGTAAGCCTGGATGGCACACAGCCGCACGCCGTATCGGCAGCGCCTTTTGGCTCGGCTTCCATCCTGCTCATTTCCTACGCCTACATCCGTATGCTGGGTGCTGAAGGGCTGAAGCAGGCGACCCAATATGCCATTCTTAATGCTAACTATATGAAGGCCCGCCTGGAAAAGGATTACGAGATCCTGTACACTGGTTCCAACGGCACCTGTGCACACGAGTTCATCGTAGACCTGCGTCCCTTCAAGGCTTCTGCCGGTATAGAAGCGGAAGATGTGGCCAAACGCCTGATGGACTACGGTTTCCACGCGCCCACCATGAGCTTCCCGGTAGCCGGCACCATCATGATAGAGCCCACGGAAAGTGAAGACAAAGCAGAACTGGACCGCTTCTGCGATGCCCTGCTGAGCATCCGCGAGGAGATCCGCGCCATTGAAAACGGTACTGCAGATAAGGCAAACAATGTACTGAAACATGCACCGCATACCCAGTTTGTGATCACGGCTGATGAATGGGCCCGCCCCTACAGCCGCCAGCAGGCTGCCTTTCCGCTGAGCTATGTGAAGGAGAACAAGTTCTGGCCTTCTGTAAGCCGTATCAACAATACGTATGGCGACCGTAACCTCATCTGCACCTGCGAACCGGTAAGTGCATATGAAGAAGCGACTGCATAA
- a CDS encoding YkgJ family cysteine cluster protein — MDKSLENWQERAVEAQKQNKQFLAKLQGRKGKGVEKHLPDLHEEAFSKIDCLECAGCCKSISPRFKKPDIKRISKYLGMKEGDFIDTYLRIDSDEDYVTKFSPCPFLEEDNKCRVYDVRPGDCENYPYTDSYDFVKRPNITAENSVICPAVFYVLDRLKKIVQ, encoded by the coding sequence ATGGACAAATCTTTAGAAAACTGGCAGGAGCGGGCGGTAGAAGCGCAGAAGCAGAACAAGCAGTTCCTGGCCAAACTGCAGGGGCGCAAGGGTAAAGGCGTGGAGAAACATTTACCTGATCTGCACGAGGAAGCCTTCTCCAAAATCGATTGCCTGGAATGTGCGGGCTGCTGCAAATCCATCAGCCCCCGTTTTAAAAAGCCGGATATTAAACGTATTTCCAAATACCTGGGCATGAAGGAGGGCGACTTTATTGACACCTACCTGCGCATAGACAGCGATGAGGATTATGTCACCAAATTCTCACCCTGCCCTTTCCTGGAAGAAGACAACAAGTGCCGTGTTTACGATGTGCGCCCCGGCGATTGCGAGAACTATCCTTACACAGACAGTTACGATTTTGTAAAAAGACCTAACATCACCGCGGAAAACTCGGTGATCTGCCCGGCCGTGTTCTACGTACTGGACCGGCTGAAAAAGATCGTCCAGTAG
- a CDS encoding MFS transporter, with the protein MASAPSDIPSKNDPYASLRSREFQFYLVIRFALVFALNMQFAVVEWRVYELSHDPFSLGLMGLAEVIPSVGLALFAGHIVDKMEKRGMLLKCIIGYLFISMALFALTWKPITQHITDHMALTGIYILVFIGGIVRAFVSPSTFTLMALLVPREQYANAATWSSSAWQIGAIMGPALGGFFIHWFGVHGAMFAVVLVFILPLFSLLQIKPKPVYYHPKDGDVFKSLGEGMRFVWNTKVVLGAMALDMFAVLFGGAVSMLPAFAKDILHVGSDGYGMLRAAPAIGSTITMFILAYFPLKKKPGIKLLAAVFGFGLCMIVFGLSTSFYLSIFALFLSGVVDGVSVITRQTILQLKTPDEMRGRVAAVSSMFVGSSNELGAFESGFAARALGLVTSVVAGGCVTLGVVVTTYIISPAMRKLDLKA; encoded by the coding sequence TTGGCTTCCGCACCGTCAGACATACCGTCGAAAAACGACCCGTACGCATCGTTACGCTCCCGTGAATTCCAGTTTTATTTAGTGATCCGTTTCGCCCTCGTTTTTGCGCTCAACATGCAGTTTGCCGTAGTGGAATGGCGCGTGTATGAGCTTTCCCACGACCCGTTCTCCCTGGGCCTTATGGGCCTGGCGGAGGTGATCCCTTCCGTAGGCCTGGCCCTTTTTGCAGGCCATATTGTAGACAAGATGGAAAAGCGGGGTATGCTGCTTAAATGCATTATTGGCTACCTGTTCATCAGCATGGCATTATTTGCCCTTACCTGGAAGCCCATTACCCAGCATATCACAGACCATATGGCCCTTACCGGCATTTACATCCTGGTGTTCATCGGGGGTATTGTGCGGGCGTTTGTAAGTCCTTCTACCTTTACCCTCATGGCCCTGCTGGTGCCGCGGGAGCAATATGCCAATGCCGCCACCTGGAGCAGTTCTGCCTGGCAGATAGGCGCTATCATGGGGCCTGCGCTGGGAGGTTTTTTCATCCACTGGTTTGGCGTGCATGGGGCCATGTTTGCCGTGGTGCTGGTGTTCATCCTGCCATTGTTCAGTCTTTTGCAGATAAAGCCCAAGCCCGTGTATTACCACCCTAAGGATGGTGATGTGTTTAAAAGCCTGGGCGAAGGCATGCGCTTTGTGTGGAATACCAAAGTAGTGCTGGGTGCTATGGCCCTGGATATGTTTGCCGTGCTCTTTGGGGGTGCCGTGAGTATGCTGCCCGCCTTTGCCAAAGACATTCTTCATGTAGGCTCAGACGGATATGGCATGCTGAGAGCCGCGCCTGCCATTGGTTCCACCATTACCATGTTCATCCTGGCCTATTTCCCGCTGAAGAAAAAACCCGGCATCAAGCTGCTGGCTGCCGTGTTTGGGTTTGGATTGTGCATGATCGTATTTGGCCTGTCTACCAGCTTTTACCTGTCCATCTTTGCCCTGTTCCTGAGTGGCGTGGTGGATGGTGTGAGCGTGATCACCCGACAGACCATCCTGCAGCTCAAAACGCCGGATGAAATGCGGGGGCGCGTGGCGGCGGTAAGCTCCATGTTTGTAGGATCGTCCAATGAGCTGGGCGCATTTGAAAGTGGTTTTGCCGCCAGGGCCCTGGGGCTTGTAACCTCCGTGGTGGCGGGTGGCTGTGTTACCCTGGGCGTGGTGGTCACTACCTACATTATCTCCCCTGCCATGCGCAAACTGGACCTGAAAGCGTAG
- a CDS encoding carboxy terminal-processing peptidase has protein sequence MRLKLIIPASLLCISAGILAFSKYGHSEPPGRYEVIMNLIGQVLKEGHYQPRPIDDAFSKEVVDKYMKTLDVEKKFFLRSDSAELAPLSTHIDDELRGEPVLFFNKSNEIIKKRVAEVAAIYPELLSKPFNFSVPETVTLDPDKLSYPATEAERREAWRKILKYRTLENLEDLKDVREKEKTKPGAVVKTDAQLEAEAREKVKKLYDRYFDRLKNKEDDNARFSYYVNAITNTMDPHTDYFPPDEKRYFEEQMAGKFYGIGAQLKEEDGRIKIVSIVPGSPAAKQGQLKANDVILKVAQGDKEPLDITGYAVEDAVKVIRGEKGTVVKLTVKSVDGTIKDIPLVRDEITTDETFAKSAIINGDHKIGYIYLPEFYNDFQDRNGHRCAEDVAKEIAKLKAEKVDGIILDLRFNGGGSLSDVVTMGGLFIPEGPIVQVRGRGNDVTTLRDRDKSVQYDGPLAIMVNEYSASASEIMAAAMQDYKRAVIIGSQSTFGKGTVQRMFSLDDFYPNKADIGGSLGAIKLTIQKFYRISGGSTQRKGVESDVVLPDPYYDVAERKDTDALAYDEIPKATYTPWMYPVDVNTLRKKSELRLESNQHFKLLQENISAVRAMDKQETYSLDEASFKAEQKKNAGMLKKYDNASESLKALNIQNLKVDLEKYGNDTMKLARNKEWLKVRTKDMYLDEAVNVMDDLIGQSLPQMQKSTAKKD, from the coding sequence ATGAGATTGAAACTGATCATTCCCGCCTCGCTGCTGTGCATTTCTGCAGGCATCCTGGCATTCAGCAAGTACGGACACAGTGAGCCTCCCGGCAGATACGAAGTGATCATGAACCTGATCGGGCAAGTACTCAAAGAAGGTCATTACCAACCCCGCCCCATTGACGACGCATTTTCCAAGGAAGTTGTTGATAAATACATGAAGACCCTGGACGTGGAAAAGAAATTTTTCCTGCGTTCAGACAGCGCGGAACTGGCACCGTTGTCTACCCACATTGATGACGAGCTGCGTGGTGAACCGGTACTGTTCTTCAACAAGAGCAATGAAATTATCAAGAAACGCGTAGCGGAAGTGGCGGCCATTTACCCGGAACTGCTTTCCAAACCGTTCAACTTCTCGGTGCCGGAAACCGTGACCCTGGACCCTGACAAGCTGAGCTACCCTGCAACGGAGGCAGAACGCCGTGAAGCCTGGCGCAAGATCCTGAAGTACCGTACCCTGGAAAACCTGGAAGACCTGAAGGATGTGCGCGAAAAGGAAAAGACCAAGCCCGGCGCGGTAGTGAAAACAGATGCCCAGCTGGAAGCTGAAGCCCGCGAAAAAGTAAAGAAATTATACGATCGTTATTTTGACCGCCTGAAAAACAAGGAAGATGATAATGCCCGTTTCAGCTATTATGTGAATGCCATCACCAACACGATGGACCCCCATACCGATTACTTCCCGCCGGATGAGAAGCGCTACTTTGAAGAGCAGATGGCCGGCAAGTTCTACGGCATCGGCGCCCAGCTGAAAGAGGAAGATGGCCGCATCAAGATCGTGAGCATTGTACCCGGCAGCCCTGCTGCCAAACAGGGCCAGCTCAAAGCCAACGACGTGATCCTGAAAGTGGCCCAGGGAGACAAAGAGCCCCTGGACATTACCGGCTACGCCGTGGAAGACGCCGTAAAAGTGATCCGTGGTGAAAAAGGCACCGTGGTAAAACTGACGGTGAAAAGCGTGGATGGTACCATAAAAGACATACCCCTGGTGCGCGACGAGATCACCACGGATGAAACCTTTGCCAAATCTGCCATCATCAATGGCGACCATAAGATAGGCTACATTTACCTGCCGGAATTTTATAATGACTTCCAGGACCGCAACGGTCACCGCTGCGCGGAAGATGTGGCTAAAGAAATTGCCAAACTGAAAGCAGAAAAAGTGGATGGCATCATCCTGGACCTGCGCTTCAATGGTGGTGGTTCCCTCTCTGACGTAGTGACCATGGGCGGCCTCTTCATCCCCGAAGGCCCCATCGTACAGGTGCGTGGCCGCGGCAATGACGTAACCACCCTGCGCGACCGTGATAAATCTGTACAGTACGATGGTCCCCTGGCCATCATGGTCAATGAATACAGCGCTTCCGCTTCCGAGATCATGGCCGCTGCCATGCAGGATTACAAACGCGCCGTGATCATTGGCAGCCAGTCCACCTTTGGTAAAGGCACCGTACAGCGTATGTTCTCCCTGGACGACTTCTATCCCAATAAGGCAGACATAGGCGGCAGCCTGGGCGCCATTAAGCTTACCATCCAGAAGTTCTACCGCATCAGCGGGGGATCTACCCAGCGCAAAGGCGTGGAATCTGACGTGGTACTGCCAGATCCTTACTATGATGTGGCAGAACGCAAAGACACAGATGCCCTGGCATATGATGAAATTCCGAAGGCTACCTACACCCCCTGGATGTACCCGGTGGATGTAAACACCCTGCGTAAGAAAAGCGAGCTTCGCCTGGAAAGCAACCAGCACTTTAAGCTGCTGCAGGAAAACATCAGCGCGGTAAGGGCCATGGACAAGCAGGAGACCTACTCTCTGGATGAAGCATCGTTCAAGGCAGAGCAGAAGAAGAACGCGGGCATGCTCAAAAAATATGACAATGCCAGCGAAAGCCTGAAGGCCCTGAACATCCAGAATCTGAAAGTAGACCTGGAAAAATATGGCAATGACACCATGAAACTGGCCCGCAACAAGGAATGGCTGAAAGTGCGCACCAAGGACATGTACCTGGATGAAGCCGTAAACGTAATGGACGACCTGATAGGCCAGTCATTACCACAAATGCAGAAATCCACCGCGAAGAAAGACTAG
- a CDS encoding transglutaminase-like domain-containing protein produces the protein MNETKELSALFHLLDDPDQEVYNTVANKISLYGKQIIPNLENLWETIIDESVQERIELLIHRVHYEDLQQCFRDWLLQDTPDLLEGAMLAANYQYPDMEARRITTEIDRIKRNIWLELNNYLTPLEQINVLNSMIYNYFGLKGEEVSYQRKYQFFINQVIDAKRGNPVTNGIIYQALCSMLDLPVYAVRIPRQYILAYFDTFIDFSYPVNPEDYKIMFYIDPIQGQIYTQQDVDTYLKRINVNKDDAFFRPQTNRQIISFLLREMAKCFNDTKEVYKPDELQNLADIITED, from the coding sequence ATGAACGAGACGAAAGAACTAAGTGCACTGTTTCACCTCCTGGACGATCCCGACCAGGAAGTGTATAACACAGTGGCCAACAAGATTTCATTGTACGGCAAACAAATAATCCCTAACCTGGAGAACCTCTGGGAAACGATTATTGACGAATCTGTGCAGGAGCGCATTGAGCTCCTCATTCACCGCGTACACTACGAAGACCTGCAACAATGCTTCCGCGACTGGCTGCTGCAGGATACACCGGACCTGCTGGAAGGCGCCATGCTGGCCGCCAATTACCAGTACCCTGATATGGAAGCCCGGCGCATTACCACCGAGATAGACCGCATCAAGCGCAATATCTGGCTGGAACTGAATAACTACCTCACCCCCCTGGAGCAGATCAATGTGCTGAACAGCATGATCTATAACTACTTTGGCCTCAAGGGCGAGGAAGTTTCCTACCAGCGCAAATACCAGTTCTTCATCAACCAGGTGATAGACGCCAAACGCGGCAACCCCGTGACCAATGGTATCATTTACCAGGCCCTCTGCAGCATGCTGGACCTCCCGGTGTACGCAGTGCGCATCCCCCGCCAGTACATCCTGGCCTACTTTGACACCTTCATAGATTTTTCCTACCCGGTAAATCCCGAGGACTATAAGATCATGTTTTACATTGATCCCATCCAGGGGCAGATCTACACCCAGCAGGATGTAGATACTTACCTGAAGCGCATCAACGTAAACAAGGACGACGCCTTCTTTAGACCGCAGACCAACCGGCAGATCATCAGCTTCCTCCTCCGTGAAATGGCCAAGTGCTTTAACGACACCAAGGAAGTATACAAGCCGGATGAACTGCAAAACCTGGCGGATATTATTACCGAAGATTAG